From one Bifidobacterium sp. WK012_4_13 genomic stretch:
- the purD gene encoding phosphoribosylamine--glycine ligase, with protein MGQKVLIIGSGAREHVVAHTLLKGGSVDEVVCAPGNPGMERDGIRTTQLSPSNHAALIDFVEDNDIDWVFVGPEVPLIEGIVDDFEAAGIKAFGPNKAAAQIEGSKDYAKQLMERHGIPTAKYETFDDLERASMYVSEHGTPIVIKADGLAAGKGVTVAMDDDQAQEALKQIFLDHRFGAAGAKVVIEEYLEGQEFSLMSFVRGNEFWPMPISQDHKRAYDGDKGPNTGGMGAYSPVPQISDASVNAAIETIVRPTVEAMVDEGVAFQGILYAGLIDTVEGPKVIEFNARFGDPETEVVLPRLTSDLGAALSAILDGEAPTFAWNGDSTTIGVVLASDGYPDQVVKGAHVPDIDLDDDSHVFYAGVSGDADGKGELVASSGRVLLVETSGRDIADAQKKVYAILDGIDASGLFFRHDIGSKALEA; from the coding sequence ATGGGACAGAAAGTGTTGATTATCGGTTCGGGTGCTCGTGAGCATGTCGTCGCCCACACGCTTCTCAAGGGTGGAAGCGTCGATGAGGTCGTCTGTGCACCGGGCAATCCGGGAATGGAGCGCGATGGCATCAGAACCACTCAGCTCTCCCCCAGCAATCACGCCGCTCTCATAGATTTCGTCGAGGACAATGACATCGATTGGGTTTTCGTGGGACCCGAGGTGCCCCTGATCGAGGGAATAGTCGATGATTTCGAGGCGGCGGGCATCAAGGCCTTCGGCCCGAACAAGGCTGCCGCGCAGATCGAGGGATCCAAGGACTATGCCAAGCAGCTTATGGAGCGTCACGGGATTCCAACTGCGAAATACGAGACGTTCGACGACCTTGAACGCGCGAGCATGTATGTCAGCGAACATGGAACCCCGATCGTGATCAAGGCAGACGGTCTCGCCGCCGGGAAGGGCGTCACGGTCGCGATGGATGACGACCAGGCGCAGGAAGCTCTGAAGCAGATCTTCCTCGATCATCGCTTCGGGGCTGCCGGTGCCAAGGTTGTCATCGAGGAATATCTTGAGGGACAGGAATTCTCCCTGATGAGCTTCGTGCGTGGCAATGAGTTCTGGCCCATGCCCATCTCCCAGGATCACAAACGCGCCTACGATGGCGACAAGGGACCGAACACGGGTGGCATGGGAGCGTACAGCCCAGTCCCCCAGATCAGCGATGCAAGTGTGAACGCGGCCATCGAGACGATCGTCAGGCCGACGGTCGAGGCCATGGTCGACGAGGGCGTTGCATTCCAAGGCATACTGTATGCAGGATTGATCGATACGGTGGAAGGACCGAAGGTCATTGAGTTCAACGCGCGATTCGGCGATCCGGAAACCGAGGTCGTATTGCCGAGGCTCACTTCGGATCTTGGAGCCGCACTGTCCGCGATCCTCGATGGAGAGGCTCCGACCTTCGCATGGAATGGCGATTCCACGACGATCGGCGTCGTTCTTGCCTCTGACGGATACCCCGACCAGGTCGTGAAGGGCGCACATGTTCCCGACATCGATCTTGACGACGATTCGCATGTATTCTATGCAGGCGTTTCCGGCGATGCCGATGGCAAGGGTGAGCTGGTCGCCTCTTCCGGCCGTGTGCTGCTGGTAGAAACCAGCGGCCGGGATATCGCAGATGCCCAGAAGAAGGTGTATGCGATACTCGACGGCATCGATGCCTCCGGGCTATTCTTCCGACATGACATTGGCAGCAAGGCCCTTGAGGCATAG